A genomic region of Melanotaenia boesemani isolate fMelBoe1 chromosome 21, fMelBoe1.pri, whole genome shotgun sequence contains the following coding sequences:
- the klhl11 gene encoding kelch-like protein 11: protein MSFCECLLTCAVYTYEFFPKIAQRFHLPLSFSPCVGMAAEDPEDSGAQGALTGEGDDEPDEAEEFTCLAYCSELSRRQNEQRKAGLFCDLTLVFSSGGLSEERVQTVSAHRSVLSAASQYFSLLLGGQFSESQSGRVELKEWSSTTGPDPDTVESVIQFMYTGEVRVTTANVHEVLELAHRFLLRQLKSFCADFLMKKLSLSNCVAVHSLAHMYSLDQLAQEAAETIRRNFHKVISSEEFYTLPFHLLRDWLSDSEITVNSEQELFEAIVKWVHQNKDERETHFEELFKLLRLLQIPPTYLSRVVRKECLVANNETCQKLISEALEFHAIRSESLKSVDPELCASYMAAIQPRLGQNMDVIMVVGGVSEGGEYLSECVGYFVAEDRWVNLPHIHNHLDGHAIAVTESHVYVAGSMEPGFAKTVERYNPSLNIWEQVSSLTTRKHSFGLTCVKDVLYSIGGHGNFSPGFKDVTVYEPEHDEWISLQPAPKILRDVKTVNVDDRYVYVVARTPVDIDHNDGLSTVTTCYDTDFRKWQEVDSLPLIDNYCSFQMAVASTNFYHTASCCPKNYKVTMEEAQEKISGKISDEILDSLPPEVLSMEGAALCYLDDDIFIIGGWRNGNILDKQYHKEAYRYCAEKKRWTLLPPLPQPRCRAAACHIRIPYQYLYGHQRYPVPQNLVRQRDRIQQMQQLHQRTLTLRRQLQSQIEC, encoded by the exons ATGTCATTCTGTGAATGTTTGTTGACGTGTGCTGTATACACCTATGAGTTCTTCCCGAAGATTGCTCAGAGATTTCATCTGCCTCTGAGTTTCTCCCCTTGCGTCGGAATGGCAGCGGAAGATCCAGAGGACAGCGGCGCGCAGGGAGCGCTAACAGGTGAAGGTGATGATGAACCTGACGAGGCCGAGGAGTTTACCTGCTTGGCCTACTGCTCGGAGCTCTCCCGACGGCAGAATGAGCAAAGGAAAGCGGGGTTGTTCTGCGACCTGACGCTGGTTTTCAGCAGCGGAGGACTGTCCGAAGAAAGGGTCCAAACCGTATCTGCCCACCGCTCAGTTTTGTCCGCGGCGTCGCAGTACTTTTCGCTGTTGCTGGGCGGACAGTTTTCAGAGTCCCAGTCCGGGAGAGTAGAGCTGAAAGAGTGGAGCTCGACGACGGGGCCCGACCCAGACACTGTGGAGAGTGTCATACAGTTCATGTACACGGGAGAAGTCAGGGTAACCACTGCCAATGTTCATGAAGTGTTGGAACTTGCTCAcag GTTCTTGCTGCGGCAGCTGAAGAGCTTCTGTGCAGACTTCCTCATGAAGAAGTTGAGCCTGAGTAACTGTGTGGCTGTGCATAGCCTGGCTCACATGTACTCACTGGACCAGCTGGCTCAGGAGGCTGCAGAGACGATCAGAAGAAACTTCCACAAAGTTATTAGCAGCGAGGAATTCTACACGCTGCCATTTCACCTGTTGCGAGACTGGCTGTCGGACTCAGAAATCACTGTGAATTCAGAGCAGGAGTTGTTTGAGGCTATCGTGAAATGGGTCCACCAAAACAAAGACGAGCGAGAGACACATTTTGAGGAGCTGTTTAAGCTTTTAAGGCTGCTGCAGATTCCTCCTACCTACCTGTCGCGTGTGGTGAGAAAGGAATGCTTAGTTGCAAATAATGAAACATGTCAGAAGCTTATCTCTGAAGCTCTGGAATTCCATGCCATTCGCTCCGAGAGCCTCAAATCAGTTGATCCGGAGCTCTGTGCCTCCTACATGGCGGCAATTCAGCCACGTCTTGGTCAGAACATGGATGTAATTATGGTGGTGGGTGGTGTTTCAGAAGGAGGAGAATATCTTAGTGAGTGTGTGGGCTACTTTGTTGCTGAGGACCGTTGGGTCAACCTGCCACACATTCATAATCACCTTGATGGACATGCCATTGCAGTCACTGAGAGTCATGTTTATGTGGCAGGCTCCATGGAGCCTGGCTTTGCCAAGACAGTTGAACGCTACAACCCCAGCCTCAACATTTGGGAGCAGGTCAGCAGCTTGACCACCCGCAAGCACTCCTTCGGCCTCACTTGCGTCAAAGATGTACTGTATAGCATTGGTGGTCATGGCAACTTCAGTCCAGGCTTTAAGGATGTCACTGTATATGAGCCTGAGCATGATGAGTGGATCAGTCTTCAGCCAGCGCCAAAGATCCTACGAGATGTAAAAACAGTGAATGTAGACGATCGATATGTGTACGTGGTGGCCAGGACTCCTGTAGACATAGACCACAATGATGGACTTAGCACTGTGACCACATGCTACGACACAGACTTTCGCAAGTGGCAGGAAGTGGACTCATTACCTCTGATCGATAACTACTGTAGTTTTCAAATGGCTGTGGCATCCACAAACTTCTACCACACTGCTTCTTGTTGCCCTAAGAACTACAAAGTAACAATGGAGGAAGCTCAGGAAAAAATATCCGGCAAAATCTCAGATGAAATACTCGACAGCCTCCCGCCAGAGGTCCTTAGCATGGAAGGTGCCGCTCTGTGCTACCTCGACGACGACATCTTCATCATTGGCGGGTGGAGAAACGGTAACATCTTGGACAAACAGTACCACAAGGAGGCGTATCGTTACTGTGCTGAGAAGAAGCGCTGGACGTTGCTGCCGCCCCTACCTCAGCCACGCTGCCGGGCAGCAGCCTGCCACATTCGCATCCCGTACCAGTATCTTTACGGCCACCAGCGTTACCCCGTGCCCCAGAACCTGGTTCGCCAACGAGATCGCATCCAACAGATGCAGCAGCTCCATCAACGGACCCTCACTCTGCGACGACAGCTGCAGTCTCAGATTGAATGCTGA
- the LOC121632594 gene encoding 7-methylguanosine phosphate-specific 5'-nucleotidase-like, translating into MIYHIPWIYTPVRTVLAFWHQLTKTEIPELAKCSVLMKERCRVEETIYAMRRAGAGSLQVISDFDMTLTRFAYNGKRVSTTHNILDNRLLINEECTKKMRELLNTYYPIEIDASRTSEEKLPLMVEWWTKVHGLLIQQKIRKDMLAQAVKESSTMLRDGYKVFFDRLAEHQVPLLIFSAGVGDVLEEVIRQNHVFHPNIHIISNYMDFDHTGVLQAFKGQLIHTYNKREGALSHAAGLRELQGRPNVLLLGDSLGDLTMADGVSEPQNILTVGFLNDQVEERKESYINSFDIVLVEDETMDIPNAILRYISSSRDKK; encoded by the exons ATG ATTTACCATATTCCCTGGATCTACACACCGGTGCGGACTGTCTTGGCATTCTGGCACCAGCTAACCAAAACTGAG atccCAGAGCTTGCCAAGTGTTCTGTGCTGATGAAGGAACGCTGCAGAGTGGAAGAGACCATCTATGCCATGCGGCGAGCCGGTGCAGGCAGCCTGCAG GTTATCTCAGACTTTGACATGACGCTCACCAGATTCGCTTACAATGGCAAGAGAGTCTCCACCACTCACA acatCCTTGATAACCGGTTGTTAATTAATGAAGAATGCACTAAAAAG ATGAGAGAGCTGTTAAACACCTATTATCCTATAGAAATTGATGCAAGCCGCACTTCTGAGGAGAAGCTGCCTCTCATGGTGGAGTG GTGGACTAAAGTCCATGGGCTCCTGATTCAGCAGAAGATCAGAAAAGACATGCTGGCCCAGGCTGTGAAGGAATCCAGCACCATGCTCAG GGACGGCTACAAAGTGTTTTTTGACCGACTTGCCGAGCACCAGGTCCCTCTGTTAATCTTCTCTGCTGGTGTtggggatgtgctggaggaggtgatCCGACAGAACCATGTCTTCCATCCCAATATCCACATCATCTCCAACTACATGGACTTCGACCACACT GGGGTCCTGCAAGCCTTCAAAGGCCAGCTGATACACACCTACAACAAGCGGGAAGGTGCTCTGTCACATGCAGCTGGCCTCAGAGAGCTGCAGGGTCGGCCCAACGTTCTTCTACTGGGAGACTCTTTGGGAGACCTGACCATGGCTGACGGGGTATCAGAGCCCCAGAACATCCTGACTGTTGGCTTCCTCAATGACCAG GTGGAAGAGAGAAAAGAGTCGTACATCAACTCTTTTGACATTGTGCTGGTGGAGGACGAAACAATGGACATTCCAAACGCCATCCTCAGGTACATTTCCTCATCTAGAGACAAGAAGTAA
- the fkbp10b gene encoding peptidyl-prolyl cis-trans isomerase FKBP10 isoform X2 codes for MDEGLLGMCVGEIRNIIIPPFKAYGENGSGKEIPPQATLVFDVLLVDIHNPKDNITTEKQGVPESCARMSVVGDYIRYHYNGTFLNGVTFDTSYQRNSTYNTYIGMGYVIAGMDQGLLGVCMGERRRIVIPPHLAYGEKGAGNVIPPSAVLVFDIHVIDFHNPNDKVQIQTISKPEVCNDTTEVNDLVHYHYNCTLVDGTLLFSSHDYDNLQDAVLGADRVIDGLDEGLRGMCMGEKRQITVPPHFGHGEKGASGVPSSAVLIFDIEMVSFEKGVPPGYLFVWLEDPPKDLFNSLDMNKNGEVPKEEFQEFIKMQVAEGKGRIKPGLTMEEVVADMFQNQDRNKDGLIKADELKLKVDEDKEREQAKHEEL; via the exons gtAAAGAGATTCCTCCTCAGGCGACTCTGGTGTTTGACGTCTTGCTGGTGGACATTCACAACCCGAAGGATAACATCACCACAGAGAAGCAGGGGGTGCCAGAGTCGTGCGCTCGCATGTCTGTAGTAGGAGATTACATTCGCTACCATTACAACGGAACTTTCCTGAATGGAGTCACCTTCGACACCAG CTACCAGAGGAACAGCACATACAACACCTACATTGGGATGGGGTATGTGATTGCGGGTATGGACCAGGGCCTGCTGGGAGTCTGTAtgggggagaggaggaggattgTCATTCCTCCACATCTGGCTTATGGAGAGAAAGGAGCAG GTAACGTGATCCCTCCATCAGCTGTTCTTGTCTTTGACATTCATGTCATTGACTTCCACAACCCCAACGACAAGGTGCAAATCCAGACCATCTCCAAACCGGAGGTGTGCAATGACACCACTGAAGTCAACGACCTCGTCCACTATCACTACAACTGCACCCTGGTGGACGGCACTCTCCTCTTTTCCTC ACATGACTATGACAACCTTCAGGATGCGGTTCTGGGAGCGGACAGGGTGATCGACGGGCTAGACGAGGGCTTGCGGGGCATGTGTATGGGAGAGAAGAGGCAGATTACAGTGCCACCTCACTTTGGACACGGAGAAAAAGGAG CTTCGGGCGTGCCGAGCAGTGCTGTGCTGATCTTTGACATTGAAATGGTGAGCTTTGAGAAGGGGGTGCCCCCTGGTTACCTGTTTGTGTGGCTTGAAGACCCTCCTAAAGACCTGTTTAACTCCCTGGACATGAACAAGAACGGAGAGGTGCCGAAAGAGGAG TTTCAGGAGTTCATCAAGATGCAGGTGGCTGAGGGCAAAGGCCGCATAAAGCCTGGACTGACCATGGAGGAGGTTGTCGCTGACATGTTTCAAAACCAGGACCGCAATAAAGACGGACTGATCAAGGCTGATGAGCTCAAACTAAAGGTGGATGAGGACAAGGAGCGGGAACAGGCGAAGCACGAGGAGTTGTGA